From Lolium perenne isolate Kyuss_39 chromosome 5, Kyuss_2.0, whole genome shotgun sequence, a single genomic window includes:
- the LOC127301260 gene encoding protein ELF4-LIKE 3-like, which translates to MENGSGGGGEAVPNGGGAKNGKAVQAFERCSGQVQGILEHNRVLIQEIKQNQESGEDSDLNRNVALIRELNSNIARIGSLYSDLSAAFAKGTPAARAADAAKGYNKRSRPPQ; encoded by the coding sequence ATGGAgaacggcagcggcggcggcggggaggcgGTTCCAAACGGAGGAGGAGCCAAGAACGGGAAGGCGGTGCAGGCGTTTGAGCGGTGCTCCGGACAGGTGCAGGGCATCCTAGAGCACAACCGGGTGCTGATCCAGGAGATCAAGCAGAACCAGGAGTCCGGCGAGGACAGCGACCTGAACCGCAACGTGGCCCTCATCCGCGAGCTCAACAGCAACATCGCACGCATCGGCAGCCTCTACTCCGACCTCTCGGCCGCCTTCGCCAAGGGCACCCCCGCTGCCAGGGCCGCCGACGCCGCCAAGGGGTACAATAAGCGGTCGCGCCCACCCCAGTAG